The Rhizobium sp. WSM4643 genome has a window encoding:
- a CDS encoding manganese catalase family protein: MFYTDGKLQFPVRVETPDPHFARALQQAIGGVEGEIRVAMQYFFQACGARGNPKFRDLLMNTAAEELGHIEMLATAVALNLEGAPVSVKDEVARDPVASAVLGGLNMKSLLSAGLSAMPVDSDGVPFDMSHIYASGNIAADMTANVAAESTGRVLATRLFNLTNDPGMKEMLSYLIARDTMHQNQWMAALEELGGPSKVFPIPNSFPQEKELQEFSYAYLGFQQDGSEPVPGRWSNGKSIDGKGSFKTMVPQPMGQKPVLGPAKPDSGAQAEQN; encoded by the coding sequence CTGATGGAAAGCTGCAGTTCCCGGTGCGGGTCGAGACGCCCGATCCCCATTTCGCCCGCGCGCTGCAACAGGCGATCGGCGGGGTCGAGGGCGAGATCAGGGTTGCCATGCAATATTTCTTTCAAGCGTGCGGCGCCCGCGGCAACCCGAAGTTTCGGGACCTGTTGATGAACACGGCGGCGGAAGAACTCGGGCATATCGAGATGCTGGCGACCGCGGTGGCGCTGAACCTCGAAGGCGCGCCTGTCTCGGTTAAGGATGAAGTGGCGCGCGACCCCGTGGCAAGCGCGGTTCTCGGTGGACTGAACATGAAAAGCCTTCTTTCGGCCGGTCTTTCGGCCATGCCCGTCGATTCGGACGGCGTCCCGTTCGACATGTCGCACATCTATGCCAGCGGCAATATCGCAGCCGATATGACCGCGAATGTCGCTGCGGAATCCACCGGTCGTGTGTTGGCGACGCGACTGTTCAACCTCACCAATGATCCCGGGATGAAGGAGATGCTCTCCTACCTCATCGCCCGCGATACCATGCACCAAAACCAATGGATGGCGGCACTCGAGGAGCTGGGCGGGCCATCGAAGGTCTTCCCGATCCCCAACAGCTTCCCTCAGGAGAAAGAGCTGCAGGAGTTCAGCTACGCCTATCTTGGATTTCAGCAGGATGGCAGCGAGCCGGTACCGGGACGATGGTCCAACGGCAAGTCGATCGACGGCAAGGGAAGCTTCAAGACAATGGTGCCGCAGCCCATGGGACAGAAGCCCGTTCTT